In Kordia antarctica, the following proteins share a genomic window:
- a CDS encoding cryptochrome/photolyase family protein gives MKTLRFILGDQLNHEHSWYQNTDAEVVYFMAEMKQETNYVKHHIQKVVAFFKSMRSFSDWLQRENHNVVYFTLDSEKNQHDLVANLKLLIKEHNIEKFEYQLPDEYRLDVQLKSFCQEVSIETEVYDTEHFLTSRTDFAEFFEGKKQFVMEYFYRDMRKKYDIMMLTEKNPEGGKWNFDQSNRKKWKGLPEIPPEKQLKNSVSAIYEMIQKAEIETIGSIDVANFPWTTNREDSLDLLDYFCDELLVHFGDYQDAMHTEERFLFHSRLSFAMNSKMLHPKEVIETVISYWRANKETIDISQVEGFVRQILGWREYMRGMYWKQMPNYRTLNALNNTNSLPDFYWTGNTKMNCLKHAITQSLENAYAHHIQRLMITGNFALLTQMHPDAVDEWYLGIYIDAIEWVEITNTRGMSQFADGGLVATKPYVSSGSYINKMSNYCKGCAYKVSKKTEENACPFNSLYWNFLDEKREYLKDNQRMTMMFSLLDKMDKTKLEALKNRAQAIIANPDDY, from the coding sequence ATGAAAACACTTCGATTTATACTTGGCGATCAACTGAATCATGAACATTCTTGGTATCAAAATACCGATGCGGAAGTTGTGTATTTTATGGCTGAAATGAAACAAGAAACGAATTATGTAAAACATCATATTCAAAAAGTGGTGGCGTTTTTTAAAAGTATGCGTTCGTTTTCAGATTGGTTGCAACGTGAAAACCACAACGTTGTATATTTTACGTTGGATTCTGAAAAAAATCAACACGATTTGGTAGCCAATTTGAAACTTCTCATTAAAGAACACAACATAGAAAAGTTTGAATATCAGTTGCCTGACGAATATCGTTTGGATGTGCAATTGAAGTCATTTTGTCAAGAAGTTTCTATTGAAACAGAAGTTTATGACACGGAACATTTTTTAACGTCACGAACCGATTTTGCAGAATTCTTTGAAGGAAAGAAACAATTTGTAATGGAATATTTTTATCGCGATATGCGAAAGAAATACGATATTATGATGCTTACGGAGAAAAATCCGGAAGGAGGAAAGTGGAATTTTGACCAAAGTAATCGTAAGAAGTGGAAAGGATTGCCCGAAATTCCGCCAGAAAAACAACTTAAAAATTCGGTTTCAGCTATTTATGAAATGATTCAGAAAGCCGAAATTGAAACGATTGGAAGTATTGATGTTGCTAATTTTCCTTGGACGACAAATAGAGAAGATTCTTTAGATTTGTTGGATTATTTTTGTGATGAATTGTTGGTTCATTTTGGCGATTATCAAGATGCAATGCACACAGAAGAACGTTTTTTATTTCACAGTCGATTGTCATTTGCGATGAATTCAAAAATGTTACATCCGAAAGAAGTAATAGAAACTGTAATTTCCTATTGGCGAGCAAATAAAGAAACAATTGATATTTCGCAAGTAGAAGGTTTTGTTCGACAAATTTTGGGTTGGCGAGAATATATGCGCGGAATGTATTGGAAACAAATGCCAAATTATAGAACTTTGAATGCCTTAAATAATACAAATTCGCTTCCAGATTTTTATTGGACAGGAAATACGAAGATGAATTGTTTGAAACACGCAATTACGCAAAGTTTGGAAAACGCGTATGCGCATCATATTCAACGTTTGATGATTACAGGAAATTTTGCGTTGCTGACACAAATGCATCCTGACGCGGTTGACGAATGGTATTTAGGTATTTATATTGACGCGATAGAATGGGTTGAAATTACCAATACACGCGGCATGAGTCAGTTTGCAGATGGCGGATTGGTTGCGACAAAACCGTATGTTTCTAGCGGAAGCTATATTAATAAAATGAGCAATTACTGCAAAGGTTGCGCCTATAAAGTGTCTAAAAAAACGGAGGAAAATGCATGTCCATTCAATTCGTTATATTGGAATTTTTTAGACGAGAAAAGAGAATATTTGAAAGATAATCAACGCATGACAATGATGTTTAGTTTGTTAGATAAAATGGACAAAACAAAGTTAGAAGCGTTAAAAAATAGAGCACAAGCAATCATCGCGAATCCTGATGATTATTAA
- a CDS encoding sensor histidine kinase, with translation MSSNELSLRYDLLNSQMNPHFINNAIQSICNSITKGNVNQSINWLNRLSRLYGLVQKSTKCKMIDLLDEIEISRLYIELQKDLFDKGFKYTIKIDEALKDDLQYTKVPPLIFQPLIENAILHGLKGKKRTGKGELTISITLEKEMLYVCITDNGDGITKTKSELNESSGISLENINERLKIINGNQCEKKLLHVRTLRNDTGMALGTRSCLRVPLIQI, from the coding sequence ATGTCATCAAATGAATTATCGTTAAGATATGATCTTTTAAATTCTCAAATGAATCCGCATTTTATAAATAATGCGATTCAAAGTATTTGTAACTCTATTACCAAGGGAAATGTGAATCAGTCTATAAACTGGCTCAATAGACTTTCACGTTTGTACGGATTAGTTCAAAAATCTACCAAATGTAAAATGATTGATTTGCTAGATGAAATTGAAATTTCACGATTATATATCGAATTGCAAAAAGACCTTTTTGATAAAGGTTTCAAATATACTATCAAGATTGATGAAGCACTAAAAGACGATTTGCAGTACACGAAAGTGCCTCCATTAATTTTTCAACCATTAATTGAAAATGCAATTTTACATGGTTTGAAAGGTAAAAAACGAACAGGAAAAGGCGAATTAACGATTTCAATTACGTTAGAAAAGGAGATGCTTTATGTTTGTATAACTGACAATGGCGACGGAATTACAAAAACAAAAAGTGAATTGAATGAATCTTCTGGAATCTCACTAGAAAATATAAATGAACGCTTAAAAATTATCAATGGCAATCAATGCGAAAAGAAGCTTCTGCACGTGCGAACGCTACGAAATGACACAGGAATGGCTTTAGGTACACGAAGTTGTCTTAGAGTTCCGCTTATTCAAATTTAA
- a CDS encoding thrombospondin type 3 repeat-containing protein encodes MKKYYVLIICILISYVSQAQNCGQYSVDLSSQTEVDNFVATYTGTCNTMPYDLTISGSTTVDISGLSFLTQVNKKLTIAGTSLTNLNGLQNLTSIGSVVLTISSNPNLTSISELQGVSTSSGTINWITILNNPVLDNLDGLGNLELGQRLIIRNSGLTSLGGVNIPNGFELILEDNPNIVDLSGGNITASGATITIKNNASLNSLAGLESITSVGNFVIENNGLTTLNGLNNLGTVYSMIIKENNSLNSLDGLNSLNSVGTNLLINLNSSLTSISALSNLTSVGNYIYVINHPNLASLVGLEGVNTVDEVLITNNQAITTADFTALTSVTDFIIYNNSQLQNLSIPNLTTVSNQLSIYGHSSLQTISLNSTTATSIGVLRIFTNPSLTQINGMLANHVTASNSGGVLIENNLVLTSIDIFTALTNYKKVITIKNNSSLANLDNLQNLQESGEIRIDGNSGLVNIDGLQSLQLANDITLNNNASLTTIDGLQGLQQSGSITLNNNASLATIDGFQNLIKTDNLTISNNQSITTLNNLGQRIEIFGDLTVTGNQNLTDIDYLEDLIKIYGDLSITNNVNLDECCVLSRFYTDGAINGSLVISGNNTNCDSNRDVLDNCGEDGVIANDNCQDTSNPDQTDTDNDGVGDVCDNCPSVANNNQLDSDNDGIGDVCQTLAGVNTGFVGISTNTPMSKFHVEDGDVFISNINRGIIMKTADGKCFRYQPDTNGILVGKLIACPQ; translated from the coding sequence ATGAAAAAATATTATGTTCTAATTATTTGCATATTAATAAGTTACGTGAGTCAAGCACAAAATTGCGGACAATACAGTGTAGATTTATCGAGCCAGACAGAAGTTGATAATTTTGTGGCTACGTATACAGGCACTTGTAACACAATGCCTTATGATTTAACCATTTCAGGAAGCACTACTGTTGATATTTCTGGATTGTCATTTCTTACGCAAGTAAATAAAAAGCTAACAATTGCAGGTACTTCATTAACTAATTTAAATGGACTTCAAAACTTAACTTCCATTGGTTCTGTTGTATTGACAATTTCTAGTAATCCAAATTTAACTTCAATTAGTGAATTACAAGGCGTAAGTACTTCTAGTGGTACTATTAATTGGATAACGATTCTTAATAATCCTGTATTAGATAACTTAGATGGTTTGGGAAACTTAGAATTAGGACAACGATTAATTATTCGTAACTCAGGACTTACAAGTTTGGGAGGCGTAAATATCCCTAATGGATTTGAATTAATACTAGAAGATAATCCGAATATTGTAGATTTATCTGGAGGAAATATTACAGCATCAGGAGCTACGATTACTATAAAAAATAATGCTTCCTTAAATTCTCTTGCTGGTTTGGAATCGATAACATCCGTTGGAAATTTTGTTATAGAAAATAATGGACTAACAACATTGAATGGTTTGAATAATTTGGGTACAGTATATTCGATGATAATCAAAGAAAACAATAGTCTAAACTCATTAGATGGATTAAATAGCTTAAATTCTGTTGGAACTAATCTCCTAATTAACTTAAATTCAAGCCTAACTAGTATTTCTGCACTCAGTAATTTGACATCTGTAGGAAATTATATTTACGTCATAAATCATCCAAATTTAGCGTCATTAGTAGGGTTGGAAGGGGTAAATACAGTAGATGAAGTGTTGATAACAAATAATCAAGCTATTACCACTGCAGATTTTACAGCACTTACTAGTGTGACTGACTTTATCATATATAATAATAGTCAGTTGCAAAACCTAAGTATTCCAAATTTGACTACAGTCAGTAATCAACTATCTATTTACGGACATAGTTCATTACAAACAATTTCATTAAATTCAACAACAGCAACTTCAATTGGTGTGCTTAGAATCTTTACAAACCCTTCATTAACTCAGATAAATGGAATGCTAGCTAATCATGTTACTGCTTCAAATTCTGGAGGAGTTTTAATTGAAAATAACCTTGTACTTACTTCTATAGATATTTTTACAGCTCTAACAAACTATAAAAAAGTAATTACGATCAAGAATAATTCAAGTTTAGCAAATCTTGATAATCTTCAAAACTTACAAGAATCAGGTGAAATACGTATAGATGGTAATTCGGGATTGGTAAATATTGATGGCTTGCAAAGCTTGCAACTAGCAAATGATATAACGCTAAACAATAATGCTTCATTAACAACTATTGATGGTCTGCAAGGTTTACAACAATCAGGTAGTATAACGCTAAATAATAATGCTTCCTTAGCAACTATTGATGGTTTTCAAAACTTAATCAAAACAGATAATTTGACGATTAGTAATAATCAAAGTATAACGACATTAAATAATTTAGGGCAACGAATAGAAATTTTTGGAGATCTTACAGTTACAGGAAATCAAAATTTAACTGATATCGATTACCTGGAAGATCTTATAAAAATTTATGGAGACCTATCTATTACTAACAATGTAAATTTAGATGAATGTTGTGTGCTTTCTCGTTTTTATACTGATGGAGCAATCAATGGATCACTTGTTATTAGTGGAAACAATACAAATTGTGATAGTAACCGCGATGTTTTAGATAATTGTGGTGAAGATGGCGTTATTGCAAATGATAACTGTCAAGACACAAGCAACCCAGACCAAACAGATACAGACAATGATGGCGTTGGTGATGTGTGTGATAATTGTCCTTCTGTAGCCAACAACAATCAATTAGACTCAGATAATGACGGAATTGGTGATGTTTGCCAAACACTAGCAGGCGTAAATACAGGTTTTGTTGGAATCAGTACCAATACACCAATGAGTAAATTTCATGTTGAAGATGGCGACGTATTTATAAGTAACATCAATCGTGGAATTATCATGAAAACAGCAGACGGAAAATGTTTCCGTTACCAACCAGATACAAATGGTATTTTGGTTGGAAAACTAATTGCCTGTCCACAATAA
- a CDS encoding zinc-dependent peptidase, translating to MHRFVLFADAFTEKQRAIIVKEISFYSKLTPKEQRVFEHRVLRFIRYHTFVGRENLFVTERMQLLISATAIMLTFGFSRYLLSKFETILVYPEHYFSNVTKQFHKGEANPTYKTIVFSWEDFEEGIKIEDDNLNLGIHELTHALHFSFLTEDSYHASHFLKHYKLLLLSLRKKEAQKRLIEMKYLREYAFENQYEFLSVLIEHFFETPDEFRSKLPNIYNRVKLMLNMKVEGF from the coding sequence ATGCATCGTTTTGTGTTGTTTGCGGATGCGTTTACTGAAAAGCAGCGCGCTATTATTGTAAAAGAAATATCATTTTATAGTAAATTGACGCCAAAAGAGCAACGTGTTTTTGAACATAGAGTTTTACGATTTATTCGCTATCATACATTTGTTGGGCGTGAAAATTTGTTTGTTACAGAACGAATGCAATTGTTGATTTCTGCAACAGCAATTATGCTTACGTTTGGTTTTAGCAGGTATTTATTGTCGAAGTTTGAAACGATTTTGGTATATCCGGAGCATTATTTTTCTAATGTTACAAAGCAATTTCATAAAGGAGAAGCAAATCCAACCTATAAAACTATTGTATTTTCTTGGGAAGATTTTGAAGAAGGAATTAAAATTGAAGATGATAATCTAAATTTAGGAATTCATGAACTTACACATGCATTGCACTTTAGTTTTTTGACAGAAGATAGTTATCATGCATCACATTTTTTAAAACATTATAAACTACTATTACTTTCATTGCGAAAAAAAGAGGCGCAAAAACGTTTGATTGAAATGAAATATTTGCGTGAGTATGCGTTTGAAAATCAGTACGAGTTTTTATCAGTTTTGATTGAACATTTCTTTGAAACACCAGATGAATTCAGATCAAAATTACCTAACATTTATAATCGTGTGAAACTCATGCTAAACATGAAGGTTGAAGGTTTTTAA
- a CDS encoding DUF2452 domain-containing protein, translating to MQEEDKKPDNVVFDEETQKYDAALKPYATGVGAPVITTPDTVTWKNVNIDKVNKQVKAKYEELKAEYDALMEKFEYNNLIYSAKFNFEPIVGEIYHLYRDKKQQSFLSIIAPNQCRFDYVQSFRLNADKMWEVIGD from the coding sequence ATGCAAGAAGAAGATAAAAAGCCAGATAATGTAGTTTTTGACGAAGAAACGCAAAAATATGATGCGGCGTTAAAACCATATGCAACAGGCGTTGGTGCGCCTGTAATTACCACACCAGATACAGTCACGTGGAAAAATGTCAATATTGATAAAGTAAATAAGCAAGTAAAGGCGAAGTACGAGGAACTCAAAGCTGAGTACGATGCGTTGATGGAAAAGTTTGAGTATAATAACTTGATTTACAGCGCGAAGTTTAATTTTGAGCCAATTGTTGGTGAGATTTATCATTTGTATCGTGATAAAAAGCAACAATCATTTTTGTCTATTATTGCACCAAATCAATGTCGTTTTGATTATGTACAAAGCTTTCGCTTGAATGCGGATAAGATGTGGGAAGTTATAGGTGATTAA
- a CDS encoding DASH family cryptochrome, with product MTKTGLVWFRNDLRIHDQISLVKAAKENDFVMAIYCFDPRHFEKDRFGFVKTEKYRAQFLIESVESLQVALNDLNISLFIHVGKPENLIPEFIKLHKITSVYLQKEWTSEEVEVFENVKSNVETEINFIESYDQFLYHPADIPYEIEKIPQVFTGFRKKCEKYANIRPIETVAKMVATNRVAHLTKVPTLKVLGLTEFEQDARTAFPFNGGEKASLQRLKNYTWETKKLSYYKQTRNGLVGKDYSSKFSAWLANGSLSPRMIYHEIQKYESEIVKNQSTYWMIFELIWRDFFKYISLKHENNIFKLEGILHKTYDWNRDQKLIQQWIDGETAEPFVNANMLELKHTGWMSNRGRQNVASYFAKTLQLDWRIGAAYFESLLLDYDVHSNYGNWLYVAGVGNDPRNRTFNVKLQAERYDANKKFQNLWLQTSLF from the coding sequence ATGACTAAAACAGGTTTGGTTTGGTTCAGAAATGATTTGCGGATTCACGATCAAATTTCGTTGGTAAAAGCTGCCAAAGAAAATGATTTTGTGATGGCAATTTATTGTTTTGATCCGCGTCATTTTGAAAAAGATCGGTTTGGATTTGTGAAAACAGAGAAATACCGAGCGCAATTTTTGATTGAATCTGTTGAAAGTTTACAAGTAGCATTGAACGATTTGAATATTTCGCTTTTTATTCATGTTGGAAAGCCTGAAAATTTAATTCCTGAATTTATAAAATTGCATAAAATTACGTCTGTGTATTTACAAAAAGAATGGACTTCGGAAGAAGTTGAAGTTTTTGAAAATGTAAAGTCAAACGTTGAAACGGAAATAAATTTCATTGAAAGTTACGATCAGTTTTTGTATCATCCAGCAGATATTCCGTATGAAATTGAGAAGATTCCGCAAGTTTTCACAGGATTTCGAAAGAAGTGTGAGAAATACGCAAACATTCGTCCGATAGAAACAGTTGCAAAAATGGTAGCAACAAACCGTGTGGCGCATCTCACGAAAGTGCCAACATTGAAAGTATTAGGATTAACCGAATTTGAACAAGACGCACGAACCGCTTTTCCCTTTAATGGTGGCGAAAAAGCAAGTTTGCAACGTTTGAAAAATTATACTTGGGAAACCAAAAAGTTATCTTATTATAAGCAAACACGAAACGGATTGGTTGGAAAAGATTATAGTTCTAAATTCTCCGCTTGGTTAGCAAATGGAAGTTTATCGCCACGAATGATTTACCACGAAATTCAAAAATACGAATCAGAAATTGTAAAGAATCAATCGACCTATTGGATGATTTTTGAATTGATTTGGCGCGACTTTTTTAAATATATTTCTCTAAAACACGAAAATAATATTTTTAAGTTGGAAGGAATTTTGCATAAAACCTACGATTGGAATCGAGATCAAAAATTAATTCAACAATGGATTGATGGCGAAACTGCTGAACCTTTTGTAAACGCAAATATGTTAGAATTGAAACACACAGGTTGGATGAGCAATCGCGGACGCCAAAATGTAGCTTCGTATTTTGCCAAAACTTTGCAACTAGATTGGCGAATTGGCGCAGCATATTTTGAATCTTTATTACTCGATTATGACGTTCACAGCAATTACGGAAATTGGTTGTATGTTGCTGGCGTTGGAAACGATCCGAGGAATAGAACGTTTAATGTGAAGCTTCAGGCAGAACGATATGACGCGAATAAGAAGTTTCAAAACCTTTGGTTACAAACAAGTTTATTTTAG
- a CDS encoding aryl-sulfate sulfotransferase has translation MKITPTIKYIAFALLFAFVSCSDDDNTITPVASDPNPTPDPNPVSLTNEVEIYVADKIHNNLTLAVVNGSDSAFLLDKTGQKVHEFTFDDRLGNDLEILPNGKMLGIFKDPAATIIFGGHGGKVKILNSDGSVDWEYFLSSDDFVLHHDVEMLPNGNVLLLVWERISETIQEPHGSINSGNIYTEKIMEINPTTNSIVWEWRSWEHIVQDEDPALLNYGVVSQNPHKIHINYNPASNGDIMHANGFDYDETKDVIYLSVNFFSEVWVIDHSTTTAEATTSTGGNYGKGGDLLYRFGNPLAYDNTVGEVRSDRNHYPNLLENGVPGEGNILLYVNGLSAGFSKVLELEMPATFTLTPDVDNEPNLVWSYENTDIFSNKISGAERLSNGNTLICEGDFGFWEITPEKEIVWKYNGGDGAGFWRAYDFEVDDPRLANFGF, from the coding sequence ATGAAAATTACACCAACCATAAAATATATTGCATTCGCACTTCTGTTTGCATTTGTTAGCTGTTCTGACGATGACAATACGATAACGCCAGTTGCTTCCGATCCAAATCCAACTCCTGATCCTAATCCAGTTTCACTGACTAATGAAGTAGAAATATACGTAGCGGACAAAATTCATAACAATCTCACACTTGCTGTTGTAAACGGTTCTGATTCGGCTTTTTTACTTGACAAAACTGGTCAGAAAGTACATGAATTTACATTTGATGATCGTTTAGGGAATGACTTAGAGATTTTGCCCAACGGAAAAATGCTAGGAATTTTTAAAGATCCTGCTGCTACAATTATATTTGGTGGTCATGGCGGAAAAGTGAAAATCTTAAACTCAGATGGTTCGGTAGATTGGGAGTATTTTTTAAGTTCTGATGATTTTGTTTTGCATCATGATGTAGAAATGTTGCCAAATGGAAATGTATTATTATTAGTTTGGGAACGTATTAGCGAAACCATCCAAGAACCACATGGTTCTATAAATAGTGGCAATATTTATACAGAAAAAATCATGGAAATCAATCCTACCACAAACTCAATTGTTTGGGAATGGAGAAGTTGGGAACACATCGTTCAAGATGAAGATCCAGCACTTTTAAATTATGGTGTTGTAAGTCAAAATCCACACAAAATACACATCAATTACAATCCAGCAAGTAACGGCGATATCATGCACGCAAATGGTTTTGATTATGATGAAACCAAAGATGTCATTTATTTAAGTGTCAACTTTTTTAGTGAAGTTTGGGTTATAGATCACAGCACAACTACCGCAGAAGCTACCACAAGTACTGGCGGAAATTACGGAAAAGGTGGCGATTTATTATACCGATTTGGAAATCCATTAGCATATGACAATACCGTTGGAGAAGTGCGAAGTGATCGCAATCACTATCCAAATTTATTAGAAAATGGCGTTCCAGGAGAAGGAAACATTCTATTGTACGTAAACGGATTAAGCGCAGGTTTTTCCAAAGTATTAGAACTTGAAATGCCCGCAACTTTTACGCTTACGCCAGATGTTGACAATGAACCAAATTTAGTTTGGTCGTATGAAAACACAGATATATTCTCTAATAAAATATCTGGTGCTGAACGTTTATCCAATGGAAACACATTAATCTGTGAAGGTGATTTTGGTTTTTGGGAAATCACTCCTGAAAAAGAAATTGTTTGGAAATACAATGGCGGCGATGGCGCAGGTTTTTGGAGAGCGTACGATTTTGAAGTAGACGATCCTAGATTGGCAAATTTTGGATTTTAA
- a CDS encoding T9SS type A sorting domain-containing protein yields MIRKIHVGLLLFFVVQSYGQSLINDGATIMLQEGAIVYSTESFTNRNGGQIKGDGTMDFASAMNLAVINPGVVIGDLSFSSSLTNTSDAGFMMDIQGTAGIGVDNGNDHVFVDGDLVINGILDIAAIDGFMPVINDSFTIISYTGDLSGSFTTVNLGANLTDFAVDYSMLGQIRLVHQSLLSREEFILESLRVFPNPTNDYIYIKALQKIDKVEVYDLLGKQVLLTNQTEKVNLVSLAKGLYLVKVYSGNASQVKKIQVK; encoded by the coding sequence ATGATAAGAAAAATACACGTTGGATTGCTACTATTTTTTGTAGTGCAATCGTATGGTCAAAGTCTAATAAATGATGGAGCTACAATCATGCTTCAAGAAGGTGCAATTGTTTATAGTACTGAGAGTTTTACTAATAGAAACGGCGGACAAATTAAAGGCGATGGAACCATGGATTTTGCTTCTGCAATGAATTTAGCAGTTATTAATCCGGGAGTTGTCATTGGCGATTTAAGTTTTAGTTCTTCTTTAACAAATACTTCAGATGCAGGTTTTATGATGGATATTCAAGGAACTGCAGGAATCGGAGTCGATAACGGAAACGATCATGTTTTTGTAGATGGCGATTTAGTCATAAACGGAATCCTTGATATTGCTGCGATTGATGGTTTTATGCCAGTAATAAACGATTCATTTACGATCATATCATATACAGGAGACTTATCAGGATCTTTTACAACGGTAAATTTAGGCGCAAACCTTACTGATTTTGCTGTCGATTATTCCATGTTAGGACAAATACGTTTGGTGCATCAAAGTCTATTAAGTAGGGAAGAATTCATTTTAGAATCTTTGCGTGTATTTCCAAATCCTACCAATGATTATATTTATATCAAAGCTTTGCAAAAAATAGATAAAGTAGAAGTCTATGATTTGCTAGGAAAACAAGTGTTATTGACCAATCAAACAGAAAAAGTAAACTTAGTTTCTTTAGCTAAGGGTTTGTACTTGGTAAAAGTATACAGCGGAAACGCTTCCCAAGTCAAAAAAATACAAGTAAAGTAA